A section of the Desulfotignum balticum DSM 7044 genome encodes:
- a CDS encoding ABC transporter permease, giving the protein MPANEGRTGFLAVFAREFSHIRQHARYPLAMFVFPLLSFILIWGLFSEPYPRELPVAVVDLDHSKLSRSLIRAVDASPEIRVAFQAADPVEAKNLMLKGAVYAWLHIPKALEKNILEGKGGEVTGFINTQMLLPGSMVSSSLQATVSTLSAGLNIRSRMQGGAMPEQAMDLLDPVRIDRHVLFNPQLNYMYFLSAALCPTFLQIFVLMVTVMALGSEFKNRTAEHWLKTAGGSVWRAITGKLAVYFLCFSLVGLIMLAVIFPGFGVPLRGSCAVLMAGTLILILAYMACALVLVYLFSSLRMALSAASFFSGTAFAFVGITFPVEGMPALGKAWSSLLPLTHYLHLFQEQTLRQAPISLSVPDLLIMLGFVGAGYCLIPFFKRHMTDSRYWGKA; this is encoded by the coding sequence ATGCCCGCAAATGAGGGCCGAACCGGATTTCTGGCCGTATTTGCCCGGGAATTCTCGCATATCCGGCAGCACGCCCGATATCCTTTGGCCATGTTCGTGTTTCCTTTGCTTTCGTTCATCCTGATCTGGGGCCTGTTTTCCGAGCCCTATCCCCGTGAACTTCCCGTGGCTGTGGTGGATCTGGATCACTCAAAACTGTCCCGTTCCCTGATCAGGGCCGTCGACGCATCCCCCGAGATCCGGGTCGCTTTTCAGGCAGCTGATCCTGTCGAGGCAAAGAACCTGATGCTCAAGGGCGCCGTCTATGCCTGGCTGCACATCCCTAAGGCCCTGGAAAAAAACATCCTGGAAGGAAAAGGCGGGGAGGTCACCGGTTTCATCAACACCCAGATGCTGCTTCCGGGAAGCATGGTTTCAAGCAGCCTCCAGGCAACGGTTTCCACCCTGTCCGCCGGCCTGAATATCCGTTCCCGGATGCAGGGCGGTGCCATGCCGGAACAGGCAATGGACCTTTTAGATCCCGTAAGAATCGACCGCCATGTCCTGTTCAATCCCCAGCTCAACTACATGTACTTTCTTTCGGCGGCCCTTTGTCCCACTTTTCTGCAGATTTTTGTCCTGATGGTCACGGTGATGGCTTTAGGCAGCGAATTTAAAAACCGGACCGCAGAACACTGGCTCAAGACGGCCGGGGGAAGTGTCTGGCGGGCGATCACGGGTAAGCTGGCCGTCTATTTTCTGTGTTTCAGCCTGGTGGGGCTGATCATGCTGGCAGTCATATTTCCGGGTTTTGGCGTGCCTTTGCGGGGATCTTGTGCCGTTTTGATGGCCGGTACCCTGATCCTGATCCTGGCCTATATGGCATGCGCACTGGTCCTGGTATATCTTTTTTCCAGCCTGCGCATGGCCCTGAGTGCGGCTTCTTTTTTTTCCGGCACGGCGTTCGCGTTTGTGGGCATCACGTTTCCGGTGGAGGGGATGCCGGCCCTGGGCAAAGCCTGGAGCAGTCTGCTTCCTTTAACCCATTACCTGCACCTGTTCCAGGAACAAACCCTGCGCCAGGCCCCGATATCCCTGTCTGTCCCTGATCTGTTGATCATGCTTGGATTCGTTGGCGCAGGCTACTGCCTGATTCCTTTTTTCAAACGCCACATGACAGACAGCCGTTACTGGGGAAAAGCATGA
- a CDS encoding ABC transporter permease — MIRHLFCNIFAELNAIFRDPGVLIIMVGAVVFYSFVYPLPYSSEVLKQVPLSIVDYDRSALSRQLVRMTDASELLRVVSRDPDMEAARRKIQAGRSSGILVIPDGFEKEVLQGRKTTVSAYVDATYFLVYRQAMTGLVTTVRTLSAGIEVSRFKAGGWSHEKALTDRSPLNLISRSLFNSHMGYATYIVPAVLLLLLQQTMLIGIGMLSGTRREHLQEKKAVIPLQGGPLVRILGRTIACVALYLVHIYFFYAVVYQIWDFPLRAGFLDMFVFLLPFLLSVVLLGQFLATFFKSRESSIIMIVWSSMIAVLVSGFSWPVETMPHWIRAVSMLLPSTWGISGGLRMAQMGASFSHVMNEWFWMWGLSLFYLVLAWISTRFMAEIHE; from the coding sequence ATGATCAGACACCTGTTCTGCAATATCTTTGCGGAGTTGAACGCCATATTCAGGGATCCCGGGGTATTGATCATCATGGTCGGTGCCGTTGTATTCTACTCGTTTGTATATCCTTTGCCCTATTCCAGTGAGGTGTTGAAACAGGTGCCGCTGTCCATTGTTGATTATGATCGTTCAGCGTTGAGCCGGCAGCTGGTGAGAATGACCGATGCATCGGAATTGTTACGGGTGGTTTCCCGGGACCCGGACATGGAGGCGGCCCGCCGGAAAATTCAGGCAGGCAGATCCAGCGGCATACTGGTCATACCGGACGGATTTGAAAAAGAGGTGCTGCAGGGCCGGAAAACAACGGTGTCCGCTTATGTGGATGCCACCTATTTCCTGGTTTACCGGCAGGCCATGACCGGACTTGTCACAACGGTCCGGACCCTGTCGGCCGGGATCGAAGTGAGCCGTTTCAAGGCCGGAGGTTGGTCCCATGAAAAAGCCCTGACAGACCGGTCTCCCCTCAACCTGATCAGCCGGTCCCTGTTCAACTCCCATATGGGCTATGCCACCTATATTGTCCCGGCGGTTCTGCTCCTGCTCCTCCAGCAGACCATGCTCATCGGCATCGGTATGCTTTCCGGCACGCGCCGGGAACACCTGCAGGAAAAAAAGGCCGTGATCCCGCTGCAGGGAGGCCCCCTGGTCAGAATCCTGGGTCGAACCATTGCCTGCGTGGCCCTGTACCTGGTCCATATCTATTTCTTTTACGCGGTGGTGTACCAGATCTGGGATTTTCCTTTGCGGGCCGGATTCCTTGACATGTTTGTGTTCCTGCTTCCGTTCCTGCTGTCCGTGGTCCTGTTGGGGCAGTTTCTGGCCACCTTTTTCAAAAGCAGGGAATCATCCATCATCATGATTGTCTGGAGTTCAATGATTGCCGTTCTGGTTTCCGGATTTTCATGGCCCGTGGAAACCATGCCCCACTGGATCAGGGCTGTTTCCATGCTGCTGCCCAGCACCTGGGGGATTTCAGGCGGCCTTCGAATGGCCCAGATGGGTGCGTCGTTCAGCCATGTCATGAACGAGTGGTTCTGGATGTGGGGATTGAGCCTGTTTTATCTGGTCCTGGCCTGGATCAGTACCCGGTTCATGGCGGAAATCCATGAATAA
- a CDS encoding L-erythro-3,5-diaminohexanoate dehydrogenase, translating into MKSDRFGSHRVIAPEGVLPQAASRLDPDLAVLPNEILIDVIALQPTSTAFNRIRQACHDDIEKMKAMILDLVESQGKFQDPVTRSGGILIGRVSKIGDQLKNATDIGPGDHIATMVSLSLTPLKLEAIHHIDLKTDQIRVTGTAILFESGIYARLPEDLPEKLAMAVLDVAGAPAQVRINADPGDTVVVLGAGKAGLLCLQEAMDRVYPFGKVVCLEYDAFQCQTVQDLHLAHHVICADARNPLKTLAQFQQVMGDELADFTVNCVNVPDTEVTSVLLTQDRGLVYFFSMSTDFAKASLGAEGIRKPTRMLIGNGYYPGHTEIAFQVIREHPELRGYFEHKFTG; encoded by the coding sequence GTGAAGTCTGACAGATTTGGCAGTCATCGTGTAATCGCTCCTGAAGGCGTTTTGCCCCAGGCAGCCAGCCGGCTGGATCCGGATCTGGCTGTTCTGCCCAATGAAATTCTCATCGATGTCATTGCACTCCAGCCGACATCTACCGCTTTCAACCGTATCAGACAGGCCTGCCATGATGACATTGAAAAGATGAAAGCAATGATACTTGATCTGGTTGAATCCCAGGGGAAATTTCAGGATCCCGTAACCAGATCAGGCGGAATCCTGATCGGACGGGTCAGTAAAATCGGTGATCAGCTCAAAAACGCAACGGACATCGGACCCGGCGATCACATCGCTACGATGGTTTCTCTTTCATTGACCCCACTAAAGCTGGAAGCGATCCACCATATAGATCTGAAAACGGATCAGATAAGGGTCACAGGAACGGCCATTCTCTTTGAAAGCGGTATTTATGCCCGGCTTCCCGAAGACCTGCCGGAAAAACTGGCCATGGCCGTACTGGATGTGGCCGGGGCCCCGGCCCAGGTCAGAATCAATGCGGATCCGGGAGATACCGTGGTCGTACTGGGTGCCGGCAAGGCAGGGCTTCTCTGTCTTCAAGAGGCCATGGACCGGGTTTATCCTTTTGGAAAAGTGGTGTGCCTGGAATATGATGCCTTCCAGTGCCAAACCGTTCAGGACCTTCATCTGGCACACCATGTCATATGTGCGGATGCCAGAAATCCATTAAAAACACTGGCGCAATTTCAGCAGGTCATGGGGGATGAACTGGCTGATTTTACCGTAAACTGCGTCAATGTGCCGGACACGGAAGTCACGTCTGTTCTTCTGACTCAAGACAGGGGACTGGTTTATTTTTTCAGCATGAGCACTGATTTTGCCAAAGCCTCCCTTGGTGCGGAAGGCATTCGAAAACCAACGCGGATGCTTATCGGAAACGGCTATTACCCAGGTCACACGGAGATCGCTTTCCAGGTCATACGAGAACACCCGGAATTGAGGGGATACTTTGAACATAAATTTACAGGGTAG
- the dctP gene encoding TRAP transporter substrate-binding protein DctP: MSKRSRFFFTILACVLVIGLVYAAPTMAEKKKVYKLRMQILFGPDMMWQYQPFIDYCKNASDGRLIIQPFSGGQLVPDDQMMQACATGTIDIAGGAGGYWSDVIPIGATEGVLPFALRTITDVNTFYYQRGYLELCRKAYAEHGVYYLGPQMVDFAYLMAKTPVRNLEDLKKLKLRAVPNIGKVLGKLGVSAQYFPAGEVYLMISSGQLDGVIYGGSVAAESMSFQEVAPYYMTPSFNPANQNLIMSLKKYQSLPKDLQIILDMATQLENLFLQTTNWNLEFAKRRSMMEKNGLQVVEMDTALVDAIAEKAREFYKDVAAKGPYAKQAVEMMEDYMREVGYLK; the protein is encoded by the coding sequence ATGTCAAAGAGATCGCGTTTCTTTTTTACCATCCTGGCCTGTGTGCTGGTAATCGGACTGGTGTACGCGGCCCCGACCATGGCCGAAAAGAAAAAGGTTTACAAACTCAGGATGCAGATTCTGTTCGGCCCGGACATGATGTGGCAGTACCAGCCATTTATTGATTACTGCAAAAATGCGAGTGATGGACGGCTCATTATCCAGCCATTTTCCGGTGGGCAGCTGGTGCCGGATGACCAGATGATGCAGGCATGTGCTACTGGAACGATTGACATCGCCGGCGGTGCAGGCGGCTACTGGTCGGATGTGATTCCCATCGGCGCCACTGAAGGGGTATTGCCGTTTGCGCTGAGAACCATCACTGATGTGAACACATTCTACTATCAGCGCGGATACCTGGAACTGTGCCGAAAAGCCTATGCAGAACATGGTGTATACTACCTGGGGCCTCAAATGGTTGATTTTGCATATCTGATGGCCAAAACCCCGGTCAGAAATCTCGAGGATCTGAAGAAGCTCAAACTCCGCGCCGTCCCCAATATCGGCAAGGTTCTTGGCAAACTGGGGGTATCTGCCCAGTATTTTCCGGCAGGTGAAGTGTATCTGATGATTTCATCAGGACAGCTGGACGGAGTGATTTACGGCGGTTCTGTAGCAGCCGAGTCCATGTCCTTCCAGGAAGTGGCCCCGTATTACATGACTCCGAGTTTCAACCCGGCCAACCAGAACCTGATCATGAGCCTGAAAAAATACCAGTCCCTGCCTAAAGACTTGCAAATTATTCTGGATATGGCGACCCAGCTGGAAAACCTGTTTCTCCAGACCACCAACTGGAATCTGGAATTTGCCAAACGCCGCTCCATGATGGAGAAAAACGGGCTCCAGGTGGTGGAAATGGACACGGCCCTGGTGGATGCCATTGCCGAAAAAGCCCGGGAATTCTATAAAGATGTTGCTGCCAAAGGTCCCTATGCGAAACAAGCTGTTGAAATGATGGAAGATTACATGCGGGAAGTCGGTTACCTGAAATAG
- a CDS encoding TRAP transporter small permease subunit, which produces MRGLRLFVKAVDSISVSVGRLTSYTMLILLVTSSIEIVCRYFFNKPTTWAYEFGQMTFGCYFLLAGAMTLKNREHVGMDIFIEKLSPRNQARVNAATFILTAIFCIVLIWKGWEFAWPSIQRLEHSTSVWGPPIYIYKFMLPFGCFLLFMQALSNFIKDLFFALSGTHLSKEEE; this is translated from the coding sequence ATGAGAGGATTGAGGTTGTTTGTGAAGGCAGTTGATTCCATTTCTGTCAGCGTCGGGCGGTTGACCAGCTATACCATGCTGATTCTGCTGGTAACGTCGTCCATTGAAATTGTCTGCCGGTACTTTTTCAACAAGCCCACGACTTGGGCCTATGAGTTCGGCCAGATGACGTTTGGCTGTTATTTTCTTCTGGCAGGAGCCATGACTTTGAAAAACCGGGAGCACGTCGGAATGGATATTTTTATTGAAAAACTGTCCCCCCGGAACCAGGCCCGCGTCAATGCGGCCACCTTCATCCTTACTGCCATTTTCTGTATTGTCCTGATATGGAAGGGCTGGGAATTCGCCTGGCCTTCCATTCAGCGCCTGGAGCATTCAACCAGTGTCTGGGGCCCTCCCATCTATATCTATAAATTCATGCTTCCGTTCGGCTGTTTTCTGCTTTTCATGCAGGCCTTGAGCAATTTTATCAAAGACCTGTTTTTTGCACTGTCCGGAACCCATCTGAGCAAGGAGGAAGAATAG
- a CDS encoding TRAP transporter large permease, with amino-acid sequence MTMGLTTILMFAVLIVLLTTGLPVVFVIGSISIVFAFFLWGTGGLSMMIYPTYGLMNVFILSAIPLFIFMGLILQKSGIADEMFEAIYKWCGGLRGGLGAGTVIVCAIIASMVGISGAATVTMGLIALPAMLKRNYSKYLATGTIQAGGALGLLIPPSIPFLVYAFVARESAAKLFASGLFPGLILAAMYIVYILVRAYIQPGLAPALAIEERVSFREKLICLKALILPMFIIFSVISCVIFGITTIIEASVIGAIGAMIAAATRKKLTWTMIRESLHKSASVTAMVMWIALAAVCFGAIYTGLGASDLVQAALESMGLGKWGVLIFMQISFFFLGMFLDDTAIMFLTIPLYLPIVKGFGFDPIWFGTLFVINMQMAFITPPYGLNLFYMKGVVPPGISMADLYWSVIPFIIIQALGLALVMIFPEIALWLPRVLF; translated from the coding sequence ATGACTATGGGCCTGACCACTATTTTGATGTTCGCTGTATTGATTGTTCTGTTGACAACGGGTCTTCCCGTGGTCTTTGTCATCGGTTCCATCAGTATTGTTTTTGCATTTTTTCTGTGGGGAACCGGCGGGTTGTCCATGATGATATACCCCACCTACGGACTGATGAATGTCTTTATTCTATCGGCGATTCCTCTGTTCATTTTCATGGGTCTGATTCTCCAGAAATCGGGAATTGCCGATGAGATGTTCGAGGCGATCTATAAATGGTGCGGTGGCCTCCGGGGGGGACTGGGGGCGGGGACGGTCATTGTCTGTGCCATCATCGCTTCCATGGTGGGAATATCGGGGGCCGCCACCGTCACCATGGGGCTCATAGCCTTGCCGGCCATGCTCAAGCGCAATTATTCCAAGTACCTGGCCACGGGCACGATTCAGGCAGGCGGCGCGCTGGGGCTGCTGATCCCTCCGTCCATTCCGTTTCTGGTGTATGCCTTCGTTGCCCGGGAATCGGCAGCCAAATTGTTTGCATCCGGTCTTTTTCCGGGTCTGATTCTGGCAGCCATGTACATTGTCTACATTCTGGTCCGGGCTTATATTCAACCCGGCCTGGCCCCGGCGCTGGCCATTGAGGAGCGGGTCAGTTTCAGGGAAAAACTGATATGCCTCAAGGCCCTGATTCTCCCGATGTTTATCATTTTCAGCGTCATCAGCTGTGTGATCTTCGGCATCACCACCATTATCGAAGCCTCGGTGATCGGTGCCATCGGTGCCATGATCGCTGCCGCCACCAGAAAAAAACTGACCTGGACCATGATCCGTGAATCCCTTCACAAATCCGCTTCCGTCACGGCAATGGTCATGTGGATCGCCCTTGCCGCAGTCTGTTTCGGGGCCATCTATACGGGACTGGGTGCTTCAGATCTGGTTCAGGCCGCTCTGGAATCCATGGGGCTTGGAAAATGGGGAGTCCTGATTTTCATGCAGATCTCTTTCTTTTTCCTGGGAATGTTTCTGGATGACACTGCCATCATGTTTTTGACCATTCCCTTGTACCTGCCCATTGTCAAGGGATTTGGATTTGATCCCATCTGGTTCGGCACCCTTTTTGTCATCAACATGCAGATGGCATTCATTACACCACCCTACGGGCTTAACCTGTTTTACATGAAGGGTGTCGTTCCGCCCGGCATCTCCATGGCCGATCTTTACTGGTCGGTGATTCCGTTTATCATCATCCAGGCCCTGGGTCTGGCCCTCGTCATGATTTTTCCGGAAATCGCTCTGTGGCTGCCCCGGGTGCTGTTTTAG
- a CDS encoding hotdog domain-containing protein encodes MSAKDAHYGGALVDGAQMLHLFGDLATELLIRYDGDEGLFVGYEEVTFLAPVYAGDYIEAEAEMITIGNTSRKMAFAARKVITCRRDLSESAADLLESPIIVCRAVGTCVTPKGNQRIQH; translated from the coding sequence ATGAGTGCAAAGGATGCCCATTACGGGGGGGCACTGGTTGACGGGGCACAGATGCTCCACCTGTTCGGTGACCTGGCTACGGAACTTCTCATACGATATGACGGGGATGAAGGGTTGTTCGTCGGATATGAAGAGGTGACATTCCTGGCCCCGGTGTATGCCGGTGATTACATTGAAGCGGAAGCAGAGATGATCACCATCGGAAATACATCCAGAAAAATGGCTTTTGCCGCCCGAAAAGTGATCACCTGCCGCAGAGATCTCAGTGAATCCGCCGCAGATCTGCTTGAAAGCCCGATCATTGTCTGCAGGGCCGTGGGTACCTGTGTCACCCCGAAAGGAAATCAGCGTATTCAGCACTGA
- a CDS encoding 3-keto-5-aminohexanoate cleavage protein: MDKLILTAAICGAEVTKEQNPNVPYTIQEVAREAESAYVAGASIIHLHVREDDGTPTQNRKRFKAAIDAIRRRCPDVIIQPSTGGAVGMTDLERLQPTEIGEPAIGLDHPEMATLDCGTCNFGGDEVFVNSDRTIETFGRIMIERKVKPEIEVFDKGMIDTAAKMARKGVILPPMHFDLVMGVQISATARDLAFMVHSLPPGATWSVAGIGRYQIPMAALAIVMGGHARVGFEDNLYIAKGILAVSNGELVNKVVRIAFELGRPLASPAEARKILNLPPLKI, from the coding sequence ATGGATAAACTGATCTTAACAGCAGCCATCTGCGGCGCGGAAGTGACCAAAGAGCAAAACCCCAATGTGCCCTATACCATCCAGGAGGTTGCTCGGGAAGCCGAATCCGCCTATGTCGCCGGAGCATCCATCATTCATCTCCATGTCCGCGAGGATGACGGCACACCGACACAGAATCGGAAACGGTTCAAAGCAGCCATCGACGCCATCCGCAGGCGCTGCCCTGATGTAATTATCCAGCCTTCCACTGGCGGTGCCGTAGGCATGACCGACCTGGAACGTCTTCAGCCAACTGAAATAGGAGAACCGGCCATTGGGCTTGATCATCCTGAGATGGCCACCCTGGACTGCGGCACCTGCAACTTCGGAGGAGACGAGGTGTTTGTCAATTCGGACCGGACCATAGAAACCTTCGGCCGGATCATGATCGAAAGAAAGGTTAAACCGGAAATCGAGGTCTTTGACAAAGGCATGATCGATACAGCCGCCAAAATGGCTCGGAAAGGTGTTATTCTCCCCCCCATGCATTTTGACTTGGTGATGGGGGTCCAGATCAGTGCCACCGCCCGGGATCTGGCCTTTATGGTCCACAGTCTGCCGCCGGGCGCCACCTGGTCGGTGGCCGGTATCGGCCGGTACCAGATCCCCATGGCTGCCCTGGCCATCGTCATGGGCGGTCATGCCCGGGTGGGCTTTGAAGACAACCTGTATATTGCCAAAGGCATTCTTGCTGTCAGCAATGGCGAATTGGTCAACAAGGTGGTTCGTATCGCTTTTGAACTCGGACGGCCCCTGGCTTCTCCTGCCGAGGCCAGGAAAATTCTGAATCTCCCCCCTTTAAAAATATGA